The following proteins come from a genomic window of Rhodohalobacter sp. 614A:
- a CDS encoding TetR/AcrR family transcriptional regulator — translation MEYTETSLAILEASRKLFAAKGYKAVTTREIAAESSVNEITIFRHFKTKDNLFKQVFEHYISKPSFSKFINEDENDLEVFLYSIGNFIHTLFKKNLDLFKIELAEREKIESMNLINRFPDEIKNRMIEYLVEKHGQPRSAALTYSICFMTSVYGLCMNLYFLKTFTPIPDFEECLDLIVDKYK, via the coding sequence ATGGAATACACGGAAACATCTTTAGCTATTTTGGAAGCGTCCAGGAAACTGTTTGCCGCTAAAGGATATAAAGCAGTAACAACAAGGGAAATAGCGGCTGAATCATCAGTTAATGAGATTACCATTTTCAGGCATTTTAAAACCAAAGACAATCTTTTTAAGCAGGTATTCGAACACTATATATCCAAACCGAGTTTTTCCAAATTCATAAATGAAGATGAAAATGATTTAGAAGTGTTTCTGTATAGTATTGGAAATTTCATCCATACATTATTTAAAAAAAATTTAGACCTGTTTAAAATTGAGTTAGCTGAGAGAGAGAAAATCGAAAGCATGAATCTGATAAATAGATTTCCGGACGAAATAAAAAACAGAATGATTGAGTACTTGGTTGAAAAACATGGCCAACCACGTTCAGCAGCACTGACCTATTCGATTTGTTTTATGACCTCTGTCTATGGTCTCTGCATGAATTTATATTTTCTGAAAACATTCACTCCTATACCGGATTTTGAAGAATGCCTCGATTTAATCGTTGATAAATACAAGTAA
- a CDS encoding phytoene desaturase family protein has protein sequence MGKQYDAIVIGAGHNGLTAAAYLAKAGLKVGVLEKNNFIGGATNTIECTLPGFKHDVGGIIHHIIRENPMLRNDELGLHSKFGLKYVQPEINTVNLFDDGTSMVLHKSVEETCKQIAQWSEEDAESYARFIDYTMPMMPLINQGMFNPPPDFGAMMNQLDKSPVGRELIRIMMMSIWDIAHQWFKHPKTLMHVLKAPTEPMVGMEEKGTGAYLVVVITGNHVEGGGASLAVGGSGMLAKALTDCIESYGGEVLTNQEVVKITTSGGRATGVVTAEGEEYTAKHSIIANIDARIVINRWLGEDAVSSNLRAKVDRIQNASFSGMMIAAALDEAPRYKASDTAHKATYVEPLPTDINAFRSMFDDLRYGRLPKKEAMAPMVVVPTEHDPSRAPEGKHVLYLWYYCPYELADGGKEKWASIKEEFADTVQDRYFSFTTNMTKEKVLKRTVFSPVDLENFNNNLYQGNIVGIGAFMNQMYSYRPIPELGHYRTPVEGLYLSGMHTHPGGSIIGAGRAQVQVVLEDLGIDFDDVIS, from the coding sequence ATGGGAAAACAATATGACGCAATAGTAATCGGAGCTGGTCATAATGGTCTAACGGCTGCTGCATATCTGGCTAAAGCGGGTTTGAAGGTCGGAGTTCTCGAAAAGAACAACTTTATAGGTGGTGCCACTAATACAATCGAATGTACCTTACCGGGTTTTAAACATGATGTTGGCGGCATCATCCACCATATCATTAGAGAGAATCCGATGTTACGGAATGACGAATTAGGGTTGCATAGTAAGTTCGGTCTGAAATATGTACAACCTGAGATTAACACGGTTAACTTATTCGATGATGGCACATCAATGGTTTTGCATAAAAGTGTGGAGGAAACCTGTAAACAGATCGCACAATGGTCTGAAGAAGATGCAGAATCATATGCAAGGTTTATTGATTATACGATGCCGATGATGCCACTAATCAATCAGGGAATGTTTAATCCTCCGCCTGATTTCGGTGCTATGATGAACCAATTGGATAAATCACCTGTCGGACGGGAATTGATCCGGATTATGATGATGAGTATATGGGATATTGCTCATCAATGGTTTAAACATCCAAAAACTTTAATGCATGTTTTGAAAGCCCCCACTGAGCCAATGGTTGGTATGGAGGAAAAAGGCACCGGGGCATATCTTGTTGTTGTTATAACCGGAAATCATGTAGAGGGAGGAGGAGCCTCTTTAGCTGTTGGTGGTAGTGGAATGCTGGCCAAAGCATTGACAGACTGTATTGAATCGTATGGCGGGGAAGTATTAACCAACCAGGAAGTGGTGAAAATCACAACTTCCGGCGGTAGAGCAACGGGTGTCGTTACCGCTGAAGGCGAAGAATACACAGCCAAACATAGTATCATTGCCAATATTGACGCACGTATTGTTATAAATAGGTGGTTGGGTGAAGATGCGGTCAGCAGCAATTTGAGGGCCAAAGTAGACAGAATACAAAACGCCAGTTTCTCGGGGATGATGATTGCCGCAGCCCTTGATGAAGCTCCGCGGTATAAAGCAAGCGATACGGCTCATAAGGCTACTTATGTTGAACCGTTGCCAACCGATATAAATGCATTCCGTTCGATGTTTGATGATTTGCGCTATGGCCGTTTGCCGAAGAAAGAAGCCATGGCTCCTATGGTAGTTGTACCCACAGAACACGACCCGTCAAGGGCACCGGAAGGAAAACATGTTCTCTATCTGTGGTACTACTGTCCTTATGAGTTGGCTGATGGCGGCAAGGAAAAATGGGCAAGCATTAAAGAAGAATTTGCGGACACAGTACAGGACCGCTATTTCTCCTTTACTACCAACATGACCAAAGAGAAAGTCCTGAAGCGCACCGTTTTCTCCCCTGTGGATCTGGAAAATTTCAACAACAATTTGTACCAGGGTAATATTGTAGGAATCGGTGCTTTTATGAATCAGATGTATTCATATCGGCCTATCCCTGAGCTTGGTCATTACAGGACTCCGGTTGAGGGACTCTATCTTAGTGGAATGCATACGCACCCCGGAGGCTCTATCATCGGTGCCGGACGTGCTCAGGTTCAAGTAGTTTTGGAAGATCTGGGCATCGATTTTGATGATGTAATCAGCTAA
- a CDS encoding nuclear transport factor 2 family protein, with translation MKQQGQEDNMSRSKPGTAGPLSANAEFDESKMRAFAKHFFDSAESDDKDNFLACFAPEAIIWINTGELELTPSQTAEVLMVQLSGAITDKKYEQRRVNVFPGGFVERHLLCGTRKTDGYRVEMPACLVIEVNDEGKITRIDNYEDSAKAAEFYE, from the coding sequence ATGAAGCAACAAGGTCAAGAAGATAACATGAGTCGCTCGAAGCCGGGAACCGCTGGCCCTCTCTCAGCTAACGCAGAGTTTGACGAATCCAAAATGAGAGCGTTTGCAAAGCACTTTTTCGATTCGGCTGAATCGGATGACAAGGACAACTTCCTTGCCTGTTTCGCCCCTGAGGCAATCATTTGGATCAACACTGGCGAACTGGAACTAACCCCAAGCCAAACGGCGGAAGTACTGATGGTACAATTAAGCGGTGCTATCACTGACAAGAAATATGAGCAGCGCCGGGTCAATGTATTTCCCGGAGGCTTTGTGGAGCGGCACCTGTTGTGCGGTACCCGTAAGACAGATGGTTATCGTGTCGAGATGCCTGCCTGTTTAGTGATCGAGGTAAATGATGAGGGCAAGATCACGAGGATCGATAATTATGAAGATTCCGCAAAAGCGGCGGAATTTT